Proteins encoded in a region of the Streptococcus sanguinis genome:
- a CDS encoding NAD(P)H-dependent oxidoreductase: MKTLIIYTHPSPTGFNAAILKEVQNNLSKKHEVKTLDLYAENFDPILRFDQEHRRRDLHKDPEMAKYRDLITWADHLIFIFPIWWSGMPAILKGFIDRVFVADFAYSYKKIGLQGHLQGKSGWIIASHNTPAFALPFMQDYGKVLKNQVLKFCGISPVKLTELNGVERKTDQQRQEMLQKIGQMASQI; the protein is encoded by the coding sequence ATGAAAACCTTGATTATTTACACCCACCCCAGCCCAACTGGCTTCAATGCTGCTATTCTCAAAGAAGTTCAAAACAATCTTTCTAAAAAGCACGAGGTGAAAACCTTGGACTTGTATGCTGAAAATTTTGACCCGATTTTGCGCTTTGACCAAGAACATAGACGCCGTGACCTGCACAAAGACCCTGAAATGGCAAAATACAGGGATTTGATTACTTGGGCAGACCATCTGATTTTCATTTTCCCTATCTGGTGGAGCGGCATGCCGGCCATTCTCAAAGGCTTTATCGACCGCGTCTTTGTGGCTGACTTTGCTTACTCTTATAAAAAAATTGGCCTCCAAGGCCACCTGCAAGGCAAGTCCGGCTGGATTATCGCCAGCCACAACACACCTGCTTTTGCCTTGCCTTTCATGCAAGACTATGGCAAGGTACTTAAAAATCAAGTCTTGAAATTTTGTGGTATTTCTCCAGTCAAACTGACCGAGCTCAACGGAGTAGAACGCAAAACAGACCAACAACGCCAAGAAATGCTGCAGAAAATCGGGCAAATGGCCAGTCAAATTTAA
- a CDS encoding TetR/AcrR family transcriptional regulator — MKRNTAQLKEQLIQTGIDEIGKHGIEQLSLRTVAKACGVTHGSPYRHFESKEGYLKVVLTQLSLFLNQEINEKIDATGSARDQLTQLGLNFIIFAKTYPHFFEALFIKFPFKYMKVAQDTILLESDLPGFDKFKELVLKLREEENFSNSEAESLFHFWSFITGLAVLANSPIGQDLDPQAIQSTIEHMLDIYIKGERS; from the coding sequence ATGAAACGCAATACTGCCCAGCTGAAAGAACAGCTCATCCAAACAGGGATTGACGAAATCGGAAAACACGGAATTGAACAGCTTTCGCTCAGGACTGTTGCCAAGGCCTGCGGTGTAACTCACGGCAGCCCTTACCGCCATTTTGAGAGCAAGGAAGGCTACCTTAAGGTGGTTTTGACCCAGCTTTCGCTCTTTCTCAATCAGGAAATCAATGAAAAGATTGATGCGACAGGTTCTGCGCGTGATCAGCTGACCCAGCTTGGTCTTAATTTCATTATTTTTGCTAAGACCTACCCTCATTTTTTCGAAGCTCTCTTTATCAAATTCCCTTTTAAATATATGAAGGTGGCGCAGGACACCATTCTCTTGGAGTCGGACTTGCCTGGATTTGATAAATTTAAGGAGCTTGTTTTAAAGCTTCGCGAGGAGGAAAATTTTAGCAATAGCGAAGCGGAAAGCCTTTTTCACTTTTGGAGCTTTATCACAGGCCTAGCCGTTCTAGCCAACAGTCCCATCGGACAAGACCTTGATCCTCAAGCCATCCAAAGCACGATTGAGCACATGCTTGACATTTATATCAAAGGAGAACGATCATGA
- the dhaK gene encoding dihydroxyacetone kinase subunit DhaK, translating into MKKIINDPTAVVDEMLDGLAYIHSDLVYRVEGFDIIARKSEKTGKVGLISGGGSGHEPSHAGFVGEGMLSAAICGAVFTSPTPDQVLQAIKEADEGAGVFMVIKNYSGDIMNFEMAQEMAEMEGIEVASVVVDDDIAVEDSLYTQGRRGVAGTILVHKILGDAARAGKSLTEIKALADELVKHIHTVGLALSGATVPEVGKPGFVLADDEIEFGIGIHGEPGYRKEKMQPSKDLAKELVEKLSQSVELKSGKKIGILINGMGSTPLMEQYVFAADVANLLADVGVEVVYKKLGNYMTSIDMAGISLTFIELDQPDWLTALNSPVTTAAW; encoded by the coding sequence ATGAAGAAAATTATCAACGACCCAACAGCGGTTGTGGACGAGATGCTGGACGGCTTGGCCTATATTCACAGCGATTTGGTTTATCGGGTGGAGGGCTTTGATATCATTGCCCGCAAGAGTGAGAAGACAGGCAAGGTTGGCCTGATTTCTGGCGGTGGCAGTGGTCATGAGCCTTCCCATGCTGGCTTTGTCGGTGAGGGCATGCTGTCGGCGGCTATCTGCGGAGCGGTCTTTACTTCACCAACACCTGATCAGGTCTTACAGGCTATCAAGGAAGCAGATGAGGGAGCCGGAGTCTTCATGGTGATTAAGAATTACTCCGGTGACATCATGAACTTTGAAATGGCTCAGGAAATGGCTGAGATGGAAGGGATTGAGGTGGCTAGTGTCGTCGTAGATGACGATATCGCAGTGGAAGACAGCCTTTATACTCAAGGTCGCCGCGGAGTGGCTGGTACCATTCTTGTCCATAAGATTCTAGGGGATGCGGCGCGTGCAGGCAAATCTCTGACTGAAATCAAGGCACTAGCTGATGAGCTGGTCAAACATATTCACACGGTTGGCTTGGCTCTGAGCGGGGCGACCGTACCGGAAGTCGGCAAGCCTGGTTTTGTTTTGGCTGATGATGAGATAGAGTTCGGCATTGGCATCCATGGTGAGCCAGGCTATCGCAAGGAAAAGATGCAGCCTTCTAAGGACTTAGCCAAAGAATTGGTCGAAAAGCTCAGTCAGTCTGTCGAGCTCAAATCTGGCAAGAAAATTGGTATCCTCATCAATGGTATGGGTTCAACACCGCTCATGGAGCAGTATGTCTTTGCGGCCGATGTAGCAAATCTTCTGGCAGATGTTGGAGTCGAAGTTGTCTATAAAAAGCTGGGTAATTACATGACCTCCATTGATATGGCAGGGATTTCTCTGACCTTTATCGAGCTGGACCAGCCAGACTGGCTGACAGCTCTCAACAGTCCTGTCACGACAGCCGCTTGGTAA